Part of the Paenibacillus sp. JNUCC32 genome is shown below.
GAAGTTAAACACGGGTTTAGCCGCTTCCTCAGGACGGTCAATCCGTTCCATGCGATCCAGCTGCTTCTCCCGGCTCTTTGCTCGGCCGGACGTGGAGTAGCGGGCCTTGTTCCGCTGAATGAAGTCTTCCTGTTTCTTAATGAACTCTTGCTGCTTCTCGTAGGCATCGATATGCTGATTCTTGTTGATATCGGCCATTTCCAGAAACTTCTCGTAGTTCGCTGTATAACGCGTTAATTTCGCAAATTCCAAATGATAGATGACGTCGACCACCTGGTTCATAAATTCCGTATCATGGGAAATCAAAATGAACGCATAAGGGTACTGCTTCAAATATTGAGTCAGCCATTCAATGTGCTCAACATCCAGATAGTTGGTAGGCTCGTCCAATAGAAGAACGTTAGGCTTCTCCAGCAGAAGTTTCGCCAGCAGCACCTTGGTGCGCTGCCCACCGCTTAATGTCGCCACATCGCGATCCAGGCCGATCACGGACAACCCTAGACCGTTCGCCATTTCTTCAACCTTTACGTCCAGCATGTAGAAATCCCCGATGTCCAGCTGCTCCTGAATCTCGCCCATCTGTTCGAGCAGAAGTTCCAGCTCTTCAGGAGTCGCATCACTCATCTTATTGGTGATTTCCATCATTTCTTTTTCCAGCTCCAGCAGGGGCAGAAAGGCATCCTTCAAAACATCGCGTACCGTTTTCCCCGGTGTCAGCTTGGTATGCTGATCCAAGTATCCGTAACGGATTTTCGGCGTCCACTCTACCTTGCCGCTGTCTTTAAGCAGCTGACCCGTCAAAATATTCATTAATGTTGATTTGCCTACGCCGTTTGCTCCGACAAGACCGACATGTTCGCCGGCCAGCAAACGAAAAGATACATTCTTGAATAGAGTACGATCCCCGAAATTATGCGATACGTTCTCTACGGTCAATAAACTCATGGCTATAGTAACTCCTGTCTGTATAAAATGAACTTATTTCATGTTAATTTAGCGAATTGTACACAGTCAAGAGTTTATTGTAACACATCATCGAGTCCGGCCGAAACTACGATTTTCGGGGATCACGGGACACCGGGATTATAACAGCTTTTCTCATGATAACCGGCTGCCGCTGCTTCCTTGGCATTCGGAAACACCTCCTCCACCCGATCGTTGAATGAGCAGGTATCCCGATAATAATAGGGGAGCCCCCTGTCATCCACCGCGCCGAAATAGGTCGGAGCTTTAACGAGTCGGCCGCCTCCAAGCGCGTAGTTATTGTAATATTGTTCGCCCATGGGAATGCCTTGAATGAAAGCCATCATACCGATATCATCAATCGTATTTACCCACTCTTCCTGGGAAATCAAAGGCAGCGTGAACGTATAAGAGATTCCGTTCCGCAGCGCCACTTGATTGTGGAGCTGTATGTAATAGGCTAGACGCTCTTGAACCGTATTCACGATGGTGATCCGCCGGACTTGTTCAAACACATCCTCATGATCCAACAAAGCCACGCCTGTTCTGCCAATGAGATCCTTCCGAAATCCAGAATGCCAGATAGAGGAATTGGATTCATATACCTGAACGTAAGAATCCAGCGTAAACTGAATGCTGTTGCCGCTGCCATCATTCCAGGCATAAGGAATTTTGGGAGTCCATCGATGCTCCATAAGCTCCTTGCCGTCATCGTCAACATAGGGCTGTGATACAAACAAATAATACCCGTCATAGTCCAGCACAACGATGGCAGGAATATACCGCCATAAGGCAGCTTGTGCAGCCTTGTCATCTCCGATCCCCATGTTGATATACAATGTCCGGGAAAATGACTCCAGCGCTTGTTCTTTATCCGCACGCATATACTTCACGGAATCATAAGCCGACTCCTTGGACTGCGTCTCGTTATCGTTCAGTTTCATCCCGCCGTCTTGAACGGCCGTGCGCAGAGCACCCGTATATTTCATCTCGGCAAACCGGACATCCTCCAGGCTCTCGGCGCGCATGCCTAGGACGAGAAACATGGGGAAGAACACGGCAGTAAACACGATGGCAAGATCAGTAATCTTCATTCAGAACCAATCCTCCGTAAGGGAATGCGATAGCTGCTGTTCCTTCTGAATTGGATCCTGTCAACGTATCGAATATCACCAATCCGGGTGTGCGATTCAAGCTGGTAACGCTAACCTGAAAGTGATCGCCGGCAGTTAGACGGTAGCGGCGGCTATCATCGCTTTTATCCAGATTCGAGTCCGGGAACAGATACCCCATCAGATCATCCTGATAATAAGCATCATATACAACGGAATAACGGTTCAAGAATGATCCGGGATCCGAAGGATCGGCATATTCCGGGTGGTATTTCTTGTGATGATGCTCCATCTCGACATTGTAAATGTTCCCTGTGGCCGCCAACTCTTGAAGGAAGTCATTATACATGGTCGGGGTAATATATCCCTTAGTGCGAACACTGTCTACGAATTTGGTAACGGATTGATAAACGATGAGTCGTGACAGGTCATCCTGTCTTCTTGCCATCTCGCCAGCGGGAACCAAATATAACAGAAGGAGCGCCAGAAATGCCGCAAACCATTTCGATACCGAATTAGACATGGTTGTTACCTCGCTTTTAGAAACTGGATCCGATCTACTTCCCCATCCGCTCCCCGAATGTACTCCGCATGATACCGAGCATTTAAGTCGATGATCGAAACATCCAGCTCCTCCGGATGAATGCCTGAATGGAACACCGTTCCATCCACATCAACGGTAAAGTCGCCTGCCTCTAATTCTCGCAGCGTAAACAAGACTTCGCTTCCTACATAGGTCAGCTTCCCGTTATCGTTAGTCATCTTTACGGTTGTCACTCCGGCATGCTGTTCTTGAGTCATTCGGTCCGCGGCTGTTATCCCGCCGCCAACCATTTCCTGAATATGGAAAGCATACAAGGATGCGCCGAGAAACAACGCCACCCCCGCAGCCAATTCAAGCATGCTTATTGTTGCTTCGCGCAAGTTTATTCACCTTTCTATTCATATCTATTGATCGAATTTAATGCCCCGGATCACGTTGGAATTGTCTTTCACGATGGTCGCCCTAAACTTCCCGCTTGGGTTGACGTACTCCGGGCTTTTCTCATCCATGACAAGGTTGATGTTCCCTTGCCTGGAATCCGGATTCAGGATCGATCCGTCCGACTCCAGTACGTTGCCGTACCATTGCCCTGCTTTATTTTTACCTGTTGCAATGAAAACGCCGAACTGATCCTTGTCCTTATATTTGCGCAGTGCATTCGTAACTTGAGAACCGCTGATCGTCGTTCCGTCATACACGGTAAAGGCTGCCTGGGACAGCTCCGTCTGTATATCCGAAAAATTGTTCTGGGCGGTTTTGGTTGCCTCCTGGGCCGAAATAAACAAAATGACAACGATCGTAATCAGGGCAATGGTCAAAAATATGCCTGCTGCAACCTTTAATGCGGATGATGCGTTATTCATTGAAATCCCCCTCATTTCCCTTATTGTTTTTTTATATGAACCTAGTGATTATCGTTTCAGTAGTGCTTAGGCCTTGTATTGCTTCAAAGTCGTTGAATTTGCTCATAATACGTTTCCATTTGGGAGAAACTCATGCCGATCAGCGGAATGACAAGATACATAAAGATCAGCGCATACATCGGAGTAAAACCGATCATCCGCGCCCATGCGGCTTTCGTGTCGATCATCGCTTCATATTCCTGCTTGCGCTGCTCGAAGCTGAATATCATCTCCCCGTCGAGATCGTCGAATACGTCCTTGATCGGAACTTTATCCACCGCAAGGATCAGCTTGTCCACCAACCGTTGAAATTCGGGTAACCAGACGTCTTCCTTCAGCTCCAGTAAAGCCAACTGCGCGCCATGTTCATAGTGAAGCAGGCTTTTTTGAATGGGAACCTTGAAAATAACGGCGAACCGGTTAAGCCATTCCAATATAACTTCAACCGTGATTCGCTCCATACCGCGCAGGATCGATATGACCGTCTGAAATTGATATACTTCATGCCGCATTTCCATGTTTCGCACTTTCCGGTGAAAATACAGCAGCCACAGTGGCGCCCCATAACCTGCAATACCTGCCATGAAGGAGAGCAGCAGCTCCCACCACTTCAAATACTCGCTGTCATACCGCTTCAGCTTGGTCATGATTCGATCGGCTGCAATCTCAATTTGTTCCTTGGTCAAACCAACAGAATCTGTATCTCTTACGGCCTGTTGGATCTGATCATGCGTTGCTTTCGTTGACATTTGCAGCTGCTCCATGATTACCCGATCCCGCCGGGCAGTCTCCTCTGCCTGCAAGCGCTCATCATCATTCATCTGTCCGAACAGAGAATGATTTAATGGAACGGGGACATACAACAAATGATGCCTAGACTGTACATGCAGTCCAACGGCCAGCGACAGCGCTAAAAAGAAACCGAGGAAAAAAAACGTCACCCTTCTGATATACAGCCACTCGAATTTGATTTTCGCATTGCTCTCCTTCAGCAGCCGAACCCGGCTGTCATATTTCATCGTGCCTGGGGTCGGAGTCATGATCCCCGCAAGCCAGCGAATAGTTGGAATTCGGTACATTCTTTCTTCCCACGACACCTTGCGTGCCACTGCACGGTAGTCGGTTTCCCGATTTTGCTGGAGCTTCTGGAGCAGGATGTAAGAAATCAGGATAATGACGTAAATGGATATCTTGGTCACAAATCCGAGCTTGCTCATGTAAAACTCATCCATCGACGGAAAACTGCTTCTCGCCCACCGTTCGATCGGTTTCGTAAAAAAAACCGGGGCCAGCGCAATTGCATTCAAGCCCTTCATCAAGTAATCAAGCTTGTCTCTTCGCAATATTTCCAATTGGATTTCCTTGGTCAAACCGCTGAGCCCAAGGAGATAAATAGAGCCTTGTTTTCTCGCATGATCGCCAAACTCCATTACCAGATGGGAAATGCCCGCAAACGCCTTTAAATACCGGTTAGGCGCTACCTCATAATATCGCTCCAGCTCATCATTAGGATCTTGGGATACGAGGGCATTATAGATCCGATGGGCATGTATGGAGATTTCATGTCCCGAAGTCTCTGCCCCTTCATACAAAGCCTCCTCGACCATTCCATGCTGCTGATAATGATGACGGACGAGGGAGAACAATTCAACCGATTGAACAAGCAGCTTCCGCTCCAGCCGGTTAATGAACATCTCAACAAGCATATTGTTAATAACCACGGCGGCAAGGATGACTATCACGATAAACCCCAGGTC
Proteins encoded:
- a CDS encoding ABC-F family ATP-binding cassette domain-containing protein — encoded protein: MSLLTVENVSHNFGDRTLFKNVSFRLLAGEHVGLVGANGVGKSTLMNILTGQLLKDSGKVEWTPKIRYGYLDQHTKLTPGKTVRDVLKDAFLPLLELEKEMMEITNKMSDATPEELELLLEQMGEIQEQLDIGDFYMLDVKVEEMANGLGLSVIGLDRDVATLSGGQRTKVLLAKLLLEKPNVLLLDEPTNYLDVEHIEWLTQYLKQYPYAFILISHDTEFMNQVVDVIYHLEFAKLTRYTANYEKFLEMADINKNQHIDAYEKQQEFIKKQEDFIQRNKARYSTSGRAKSREKQLDRMERIDRPEEAAKPVFNFKEARASGKTVFEGIDFEIGYDRPLLPKLSIMIERGEKIAIVGCNGVGKSTLLKTILGKIPAFSGKTYQGDFLVPAYFEQEVRPGNITPIDDVWNEFSHLNQHEVRAALARCGLKNEHITRPMKALSGGEQAKVRLCKLLMRESNWILFDEPTNHLDVVAKEELKRALKEYKGTILLVSHEPEFYEDWVTKIWNVEDWSNQNA